A window of Gammaproteobacteria bacterium genomic DNA:
ACGCAGTAATGATGCCAGCAAGGAACGCACAACCGGATCGGATTTGATCAAGCGTTCCAGAAACTGGTCTTTATCTATTTCTATCAGCACACAGTCGGTTTTGGCCACAGCTGAGGCAACTCGTGGCGAGTCATCAAGTACAGCCATTTCACCGAGCAAACGACCGTCAGTGAGTTCACCTAATACAATGTGTTCGCCATTTTGTATCGAGCTGATCTCGAGTACGCCGTGTTCGATCAGGTATGCATAATCTGGCGAGTCTCCTTCAGAAAACAGGATCTCACCTTGTTTTAATTCTTTGCGATGTGATTTCATAGGATTACAATAGCATTATGTTATTGATTTTGCACGCGAATAATTTCTCCATAAATTTTAACATTCTTGCTGGTCTGGGTTAAACTGTTGACACATATAGATATGTGACCAGAAGGATTATTAGAATGCAAGATAACTTTAATGATGTGAATTTTAGGCAGCCCAGTATACTTTTCATGCTTTTGATCAGGATGACTGTCTATTATTTGATTATTTTTGGAATAGTTGCATTGTTTGTCTGGTTAGCCCCCGGCATGACACGCGATCTTCCTGTCGGTGGCATTGGTGAATTTACCAATTATCAGGACTCAACAGCTTATGAGTTGGAGGAAACCTTGCTCGGCAGCGATGGCGATGAGTTAGAAGCGATCGCGGAGCGTACCCAACAACGGAATCTGGCCAACGGCCCGATCTGGTTGAATTCAGCCAAATCATTATTTCTTGCGATGTTTACAACTTTTATTTTAATGATCCCGGTCTCATGGGTGTACAAAGCCATTCATCAAGGAAGTGTTTATGATCATTCGATTGATGAAACCGCACTGATCTTGCCAGCTGTGGTTGCTGGAATCGTTACTGTGGTACAACATTCACTGGCATTGGCATTTAGTTTGGCCGGAATTGTGGCAGGCGTGCGCTTCAGAAGAGCATTGAGTGATACATTCGATACATTGTTTATTTTTGTTGCGATTGGAGTTGGTATTGCTGCTGGAATAAAATCTGTAGAGATTGCCATTGTCATGACGGTGTTTTTCAATTACACCACAGTGTTGGTCTGTATGTTTGGTGACGGGTTGGAATCTCAGTATCTGGCCAAGAAAAAACAGGCACGGCAGGAGAAAAAGGAAGCCAGAATAATTACCGCGGAAAATTCAGATCAGATAATTTCGGCCGTTACCCCGCCTGACATTACCGACAATCCCAAAAACTAGTCAAGTTTTTTGAGCATTGCATTACGTCGCTTTAAAAGAGAGCGGATTGCACTTTTGTTGATTGTGTCGCCCATTGCCTGTTGCAATTTTTGTTCGTCCAGGATTGCCAGCTGCGCTCTGACCTCAGGGCTTAATATGACCAGATCTTTGCGTAATGTTTTAGGTAAAGTTTTCCTTTGACCAAACGCTTTACTATGATCGGTCAGGTAGACCAGCCCTAAATCTTGACGATAATGTATGTTACTGGCTGAACGGTTTGAGTTGGCCGTTAATAAATCCCATGCATACATGAGTTGATATTGTCTAGGCAAAGAACACCAGCCCCCGATGCCGGTATTATTCTTAATACGGGAGTCTTCAGTAATTGAATCCGGATGCTCGAGTTGCAACGCTCCTGTATTGTTGTCTATTGTGCGACTCACCGTAAGCGGGACCAGTTCAAAGCCCAGAACTTCATCCAGTTTGTGGGCGGCCAATTCTTTTTTATGCGTGTTTAAGCGGTCATCAGGATAAAACAAAGCCATGATGTTTTTGTTGTTGTGCGAAAGCTGTACTTTCCACTGCCCGCCTACACCGAGTTGTGCTCCTGTGGGTTTATCTATCGCGGTAATTTGCGCGGTAGTTAATGCCAATTCCAGTTCCTTCTTACTCAGCCCATAAGAGCCAGGCAACTGATCATGGAGTGGTGCCAGTTTTTCTTCGGGGTTCAGGTATTGAACGAGTTTTTTGCCATTTTCAACAATTAGCGCTGCCGGCCGGCCCTGGTAATAATCGATCAACATGCCAGTATCAAGCATGATCAGTTTATCCGCATGCAAGGAATGAGCACGTGCGTCTGCAGTTACAGTATGGCCCACAATGACTTGTTGAACGCCGAGTTTTTGTAGTGCAGTGTCAAGGATCGGGCGTTCGTGCAGCGCACGACAATAAACAGCACCACGACTCCATAATGGGCTATCGCTGCTGAGAATAGGGTGCTCACTTAAGGCCAAGAATTCCTTGAGGGTGTTAATAACAGGTGTCGGCAGTTGATTTCTTTGTACTTGCTCCAGACAGTCTTTCTGCCTTGATTGAAGACAATCGGATGGTGAGCTATTTTGTATTCTGGATGCGGCTTGTAGTTCCGGATTTTCTTTAGGGTTATCCGTGAGCACATTTAATTCGATCAAAGCATGCCATAACTCGATATAACGCCTGGTTATCGTTTGATAGTCTTGATTGATTTTTTCCAGCCCGTGCTGTGACACCATTTCAGGTAGACTGGCGTGCACAAATGCCATGTCGTTTACCGTAATTATTGCGGGCAAGGAAAGTAGCCAGGAACCGTATTTCCCATCGACGGAAAATGCATCGCGGTGGGCAAAATACCCGGGTGGATACATTTTCTCAAACGCCATTCTGGATTGGCTTTGATTCTCAAATGTAAGATCTGTACCGGATATAAAATCTCTATAGCCATTTTCGCGATCAGCAGCGCTTTCATCGGATGCAAATTCCCGATATTCGGCTTTTGAAACATACCGCAGATCACCGACCAAATTCATCAGTTCATGATTGCCTGCAAGTACATGTACTTTGCCGCCAGCAACAGCTGCTTCATGTTGCAATCGCATGAGTAAATCCATAGTCTGGCGCGATTGCGGCCCACGATCAAGTAGGTCACCAAGACTTATGAGATGGGTATTGTTTCCACTCCATTTGAGATTTTCGTCAATAACCCGACTGACCTGCAAAAGCCTGACCAGTTCCGGATAGGCACCATGCACATCCGGGAATACAACAACGCGATCTATATTTTGCCATTGCCATTGGATGGGTTCTTCTGGATATACATCCCTGGCATATATACTTTCGCATAAGCCAAGATATAGCAGGGCAAACGCAAGCCCCCAAGCTAAATATGTGGCCTTACTAGGTACTTTACTTTTTGCCAAGGCAACGTCCAATAATGTCTCTTTCAATACGTTTGGGATCATTTAGTATGTCAAAGTATTTTTGTAAATAGCGTATTGTTTTAGACTTGTAGCGTGAGTTGAGTTCAGTGGAATTTTGAAATATTGACATAATTTCATTTTGTCTGGATTTGATATGGC
This region includes:
- a CDS encoding DUF4956 domain-containing protein, with the protein product MQDNFNDVNFRQPSILFMLLIRMTVYYLIIFGIVALFVWLAPGMTRDLPVGGIGEFTNYQDSTAYELEETLLGSDGDELEAIAERTQQRNLANGPIWLNSAKSLFLAMFTTFILMIPVSWVYKAIHQGSVYDHSIDETALILPAVVAGIVTVVQHSLALAFSLAGIVAGVRFRRALSDTFDTLFIFVAIGVGIAAGIKSVEIAIVMTVFFNYTTVLVCMFGDGLESQYLAKKKQARQEKKEARIITAENSDQIISAVTPPDITDNPKN